The sequence below is a genomic window from Burkholderia contaminans.
GCGCTCGAGCCGGGGAAGGTCTGCAAGGTTGAAACGGCAGGCTGCCCGCTGGCGATCTACAACATTGATGGCGTGTTTTACGCCACAAGCGACGTTTGCACCCACGCGACCGCATCGCTGTCCGAGGGCGAAATTGTCGATGGTGACCTGATCGCCTGCCCCGTGCACGACGGCCAGTTCCATATCCCGACCGGTCAGGCCATGACCTTCCCGTGCACGGTCGATCTGCGCACGTACCGCGTTATCGAGGAAGGCGACGAGATTTACGCCGACCTTGACGAAGAATCCGAAGTCGCCTCGTCGGCCATCTGAGAGATCCGACCATGTCACTGAACTGCATTGGCAATTGCGA
It includes:
- a CDS encoding non-heme iron oxygenase ferredoxin subunit, with the protein product MSNKVFLIKRDALEPGKVCKVETAGCPLAIYNIDGVFYATSDVCTHATASLSEGEIVDGDLIACPVHDGQFHIPTGQAMTFPCTVDLRTYRVIEEGDEIYADLDEESEVASSAI